One Trueperaceae bacterium DNA segment encodes these proteins:
- a CDS encoding NAD(P)-dependent oxidoreductase produces RGELDVTDPAGTMAVVEAVRPGVIVHAAAYTDVAGAERDREACWRVNVEGTRNVARAAGVTGARLVHVSTDYVFHGDRGNYREDDTPGPVRNYYALTKLVAEEAARAAPGALVVRTSFRPRAWPYETAFDDLFTSQDYVDVIAPMIAALLGHLAEVRWATLHVATERKSVFELARRRAPAVRRAGKASAGVALPDDVSLDVSRYTALAASWEG; encoded by the coding sequence CCGCGGCGAGCTGGACGTGACGGACCCGGCCGGGACCATGGCCGTGGTGGAGGCCGTCCGGCCCGGCGTCATCGTCCACGCGGCCGCGTACACGGACGTGGCCGGCGCCGAGCGCGACCGCGAGGCGTGCTGGCGGGTGAACGTGGAGGGCACCCGCAACGTGGCACGCGCCGCCGGCGTGACGGGAGCGCGGCTCGTGCACGTCTCGACCGACTACGTGTTCCACGGCGACCGCGGCAACTACCGCGAGGACGACACGCCGGGGCCCGTGCGCAACTACTACGCGCTGACCAAGCTCGTGGCGGAGGAGGCGGCGCGCGCCGCTCCCGGCGCGTTGGTGGTGCGCACCAGCTTCAGGCCGCGCGCCTGGCCGTACGAGACGGCGTTCGACGACCTGTTCACCTCGCAGGATTACGTCGACGTCATCGCGCCGATGATCGCCGCCCTGCTCGGGCACCTGGCCGAGGTGCGCTGGGCGACGCTGCACGTCGCCACGGAGCGCAAGAGCGTGTTCGAGCTGGCGCGGCGCCGCGCCCCGGCCGTGAGGCGCGCGGGCAAGGCGAGCGCCGGCGTGGCGTTACCGGACGACGTGTCGCTCGACGTGAGCCGCTACACGGCGCTGGCCGCGAGTTGGGAGGGGTGA
- the rfbC gene encoding dTDP-4-dehydrorhamnose 3,5-epimerase has protein sequence MVVTSLAIPAVKLITPTVRPDSRGFFLERWNAADFAANGLDVAFVQDNHSRSVRGVVRGLHFQAGAHAQGKLVGVARGAILDVAVDLRPGSPTFGRWVSAVLDDAELRQLWVPAGFAHGFAALTEVADVLYKTDRPYAPGSDAGVRWDDPAIGVDWGLGGVPPIVSERDAALPLLAELRRFPEPRP, from the coding sequence ATGGTCGTGACGAGCCTCGCCATCCCCGCCGTCAAGCTGATCACGCCCACGGTGAGGCCCGACAGCCGCGGCTTCTTCCTAGAGCGCTGGAACGCCGCCGACTTCGCCGCTAACGGCCTCGACGTGGCGTTCGTGCAAGACAACCACTCCCGCTCCGTGAGGGGGGTGGTGCGTGGACTACACTTCCAGGCGGGCGCGCACGCGCAGGGGAAGCTCGTCGGGGTGGCACGCGGCGCCATCCTCGACGTGGCGGTCGACCTGCGGCCGGGCTCCCCCACCTTCGGTCGGTGGGTGAGCGCCGTGCTCGACGACGCGGAGCTGAGGCAGCTTTGGGTGCCCGCGGGCTTCGCGCACGGTTTCGCAGCGCTCACGGAGGTGGCTGACGTGCTCTACAAGACCGACAGGCCCTACGCGCCCGGCTCCGACGCGGGCGTGCGGTGGGACGACCCCGCCATCGGCGTCGACTGGGGCCTGGGCGGGGTCCCGCCCATCGTCTCGGAGCGCGACGCCGCCCTGCCGCTGCTCGCGGAGCTGCGGCGCTTCCCGGAGCCGCGGCCATGA
- the rfbB gene encoding dTDP-glucose 4,6-dehydratase produces MTRPRVTYVVTGAAGFIGSALVRLLVARGNARVVSVDALTYAADPERLRAAGAGELHRFVKLDVNDQAAVLDLLNEERPAAIIHLAAETHVDRSIDGPAQFVTANTLGTFHLLEAARRHWEGLPAAEQGAFRLVNVSTDEVYGSLGPTGVFDEASPYDPRSPYSASKAGADHMAAAYFHTFGLPVITTHASNNYGPFQFPEKLVPLALGRALAGESVPMYGDGGQVRDWLHVDDHARGLLAAAQRGVPGATYLMGGAHELRNRDLLDQLLGCLNEVAPGPRDYRTLVTSVADRPGHDRRYAVDSSRAERELGWRRQVPFEVGLAATVRWYVDNQAWVRSVAERYDLRRLGLGRAASAAGGSGA; encoded by the coding sequence ATGACGAGGCCGAGGGTCACCTACGTCGTCACCGGCGCGGCAGGCTTCATCGGTTCGGCGCTCGTGCGCCTCCTGGTGGCGCGCGGAAACGCGCGGGTCGTGAGCGTGGACGCGCTCACGTACGCCGCCGACCCGGAGCGCCTGCGCGCCGCCGGCGCGGGCGAGCTCCACCGCTTCGTGAAGCTAGACGTGAACGACCAGGCCGCCGTGCTCGACCTCTTGAACGAGGAGCGCCCGGCGGCAATCATCCACCTGGCGGCCGAGACGCACGTCGACCGCTCCATCGACGGCCCGGCGCAGTTCGTGACTGCCAACACGCTGGGCACCTTCCACCTGCTCGAGGCCGCGCGCCGCCACTGGGAGGGGCTCCCCGCGGCGGAGCAGGGCGCCTTCCGGCTCGTGAACGTGAGCACGGACGAGGTCTACGGCAGCCTCGGCCCGACCGGCGTCTTCGACGAGGCGAGCCCCTACGACCCGCGCTCGCCGTACAGCGCCAGCAAGGCCGGCGCCGACCACATGGCAGCCGCCTACTTCCACACCTTCGGGCTGCCGGTCATCACCACCCACGCGTCCAACAACTACGGGCCGTTCCAGTTCCCCGAGAAGCTCGTGCCCTTGGCGCTGGGCCGCGCGCTGGCCGGCGAGAGCGTGCCCATGTACGGCGACGGGGGGCAGGTGCGCGACTGGTTGCACGTCGACGACCACGCCCGCGGCCTGCTGGCGGCCGCGCAGCGGGGCGTCCCCGGCGCCACCTACCTCATGGGGGGCGCACACGAGCTCAGGAACCGCGACCTGCTCGACCAGCTGCTCGGCTGCCTCAACGAGGTGGCGCCGGGCCCGCGAGACTACCGGACCCTCGTCACGAGCGTGGCCGACAGGCCCGGGCACGACCGGCGCTACGCCGTCGACTCGAGCCGCGCCGAGCGCGAGTTGGGTTGGCGCCGCCAGGTGCCCTTCGAGGTCGGGCTGGCCGCGACGGTGCGCTGGTACGTCGACAACCAGGCGTGGGTGAGGTCGGTGGCGGAGCGGTACGACCTGCGCCGGCTCGGGTTGGGGCGCGCCGCCTCCGCCGCGGGCGGGAGCGGCGCGTGA